In Streptomyces sp. TLI_146, the genomic stretch TTTAGGGCCAAGGCGCCGTTAAATGTCCGCACTTCAACAGGAATTAAGCGGACGCACACCCAGATAACATCCGCTTCCCGGTCCCGGAACAGGCCCGGAAGAACAAGCGGAAGGGCACGCGGACATGCCGAAGGGGCAGCACCCCCGCACAGGGTGCCGCCCCTTCTATGTGAACCGGAACCGCCGTCGGATCGGTGTTGAGGGTCGGGGACCCGACGGCGGCTCCGGAGCTCTAGCGCGAGTCGCTGCCCTTCGACTCGGCTGCCGCGCGGCCCGCCTCAAGGCGCGCCACGGGGATGCGGAACGGGGAGCAGGAGACGTAGTCCAGGCCCACCTCGTGGAAGAAGTGCACCGACTCCGGGTCGCCGCCGTGCTCGCCGCAGACACCGAGCTTCAGGTCGGGGCGGGTGGCCCGGCCGGCCTGGACGGCCGAGCGGACCAGCGAGCCGACGCCGTCCTTGTCGATGGTCTCGAACGGCGAGACCCCGAAGATGCCCTTCTCCAGGTACGCGGTGAAGAAGCTCGCCTCCACGTCGTCCCGCGAGAAGCCCCAGACCGTCTGGGTCAGGTCGTTGGTGCCGAAGCTGAAGAACTGGGCGGCCTCGGCGATCTGGCCCGCCGTCAGGGCGGCGCGCGGCAGCTCGATCATGGTGCCGATGGTCAGCTTGAGGTCGGTGCCGGTGGCGGCCTCGACCTCGGCGATGACCCGGTCGGCCTCCTCGCGGACGATCTCCAGCTCCTGGACCGTGCCGACCAGCGGAATCATGATCTCCGCACGCGGGTCGCCCTTGGCGTTGCGGCGCTCGGCCGCGGCCTCCGCGATCGCCCGCACCTGCATGGCGAACAGACCCGGGATGACCAGGCCGAGGCGTACGCCGCGCAGACCCAGCATCGGGTTCTGCTCGTGCAGCTTGTGCACGGCCTGGAGCAGGCGCAGGTCGTTCTCGTTGGCGTCCTTGCGGGACTCGGCGAGCGCGACGCGGACCGACAGCTCGGTGATGTCGGGCAGGAACTCGTGCAGCGGCGGGTCCAGCAGACGGACGGTGACGGGCAGGCCGTCCATCGCCTCGAAGAGCTCGACGAAGTCCTTCTTCTGGAGCGGCAGCAAGGCACTGAGTGCCTCCTCGCGCTCCCCGTCGGTGTCGGCCAGGATGAGGCGCTCGACCATCTCGCGGCGCTCACCGAGGAACATGTGCTCGGTGCGGCACAGGCCGATGCCCTGGGCGCCGAACCGCCGCGCCCGCAGGGCGTCTTCGGCGTTGTCGGCGTTGGCCCGTACGCGGAGCCGGCGTACCCGGTCCGCGTACGCCATGATCCGGTGCACGGCCGCGACCAGCTCGTCGGCGTCGTCGGCGCCCGCGTGCATCCGGCCCTCGAAGTACTCGACGACCGGCGACGGCACGACCGGGACCTCACCGAGGTACACCTTGCCGGTGGAGCCGTCGACGGAGACCAGGTCGCCCTCTTCGATGACGGCGCCGGACTGCGTCGTCATCCGGCGGCGCTTGGTGTCGACCTCCAGCTCCTCGGCGCCGCAGACACAGGTCTTGCCCATGCCGCGCGCCACGACCGCCGCGTGCGAGGTCTTGCCGCCGCGCGAGGTCAGGATGCCCTCGGAGGCGATCATGCCGTCGAGGTCGTCGGGGTTGGTCTCCCGGCGGATCAGGATGACCTTCTCGCCCGAGCGCGACCACTTGACGGCGGTGTACGAGTCGAAGACCGCCTTGCCGACGGCCGCGCCGGGCGAGGCCGCGATGCCCCGGCCGATCAGCTCGGTCTTGGCGGACTCGTCGAAGCGCGGGAACATCAGCTGGGCGAGCTGGGCGCCGTTGACGCGCTGGAGCGCCTCGGCCTCGTCGATCAGGCCCTGGTCGACGAGCTGGGTCGCGATCCGGAAGGCGGCACCGGCGGTGCGCTTGCCGACGCGGGTCTGGAGCATCCAGAGCTGGCCGCGCTCGATGGTGAACTCGATGTCGCAGAGGTCCTTGTAGTGGGTCTCAAGGGTCTCCATGATCTGCATGAGCTGGTCGTACGACTTCTTGTCGATGCCCTCCAGCTCGGCCAGCGGCACGGTGTTGCGGATGCCCGCGACGACGTCCTCGCCCTGGGCGTTCTGCAGGTAGTCGCCGTAGACGCCCTGGTGGCCGGAGGCGGGGTCGCGGGTGAAGGCGACGCCGGTGCCCGAGTCGGGGCCGAGGTTGCCGAACACCATCGAGCAGATGTTGACGGCGGTGCCCAGGTCGCCCGGGATGCGCTCCTGGCGGCGGTAGAGCTTGGCGCGGTCGCCGTTCCACGAGTCGAAGACCGCCTTGACGGCGAGGTCCATCTGCTCGCGCGGGTCCTGCGGGAAGTCGCGCCCGGCCTCGGCCTTGACGACCTTCTTGAAGTGCTTGACCAGCTTCTTCAGGTCGGCGGCGTCGAGGTCGGTGTCGACGGTGACCTTCTTGGCGGCCTTGGCCTCGTCGAGGGCGTCCTCGAAGAGCTCGCCGTCCACACCGAGGACGGTCTTGCCGAACATCTGGATGAGGCGGCGGTAGGAGTCCCAGGCGAAGCGCTCGTCGCCGGACTGCTTGGCGAGACCGGTCACCGAGGCGTCCGAGAGCCCGATGTTGAGGACGGTGTCCATCATGCCGGGCATGGAGAACTTGGCGCCCGAGCGTACGGAGACGAGCAGCGGGTCGTCGGCCTGGCCGAGCTTCTTGCCCATCTTCTGCTCAAGGGCGTCGAGGTGCGCGCTGACCTCGTCGCGCAGCGCGGCCGGCTCCTCGCCGCTGTCGAGGTAGACCTTGCACGCCTCGGTGGTGATGGTGAAGCCGGGAGGGACCGGCAGACCGAGGTTGGTCATCTCGGCGAGGTTCGCGCCCTTTCCACCGAGCAGGTCCTTGAGGTCCCTGTTCCCTTCGGTGAAGTCGTAGACGAACTTCTGACTGTGCTGGAGGTCCTTGTCTTCCGACACGGGTCTCGACTCCTCGATCCGAAAAAGCGTGGCGGCTGCCCTGACGGCGAGGAACATACCCAGATCGAAGGTGTCTGGGTACGTCCACTTGCGCGTCATGGGGCCTTAACCACTCGTCCGCCAGCAGATCGAAAGTAACCAGGGTGTAACCGAGGCGATCTTGATGCGTTCACCCCCTGAAGCCGGGTTTACCAAAACCCCAGGTTTTGCGCTCATCAGAGCGCACTCTCCTGCAAGTGAGTTCACTTCTTAAACACAGAAGGGGTGGCACTCAGTGCCACCCCTTCTGAAGATGCAGCCGCCTCGAAACTGCTCATCTGAGCGCAACCCCTATCAAGGGTGGCGAGAATCACGCCGCCGGACGGGCCGGAATTCCACGATCCGGACCCTCGATCACGCCAACGCGAGACGGCGGAACCGGGACCCGGTTCCGCCGTTTCCGACCAGTTCGTACGGATTTACCCGCCGGAGGTGTCCAGCTCCGCGTCCGCGCTGACGCCCGAGCAGTCGTACGGGTCCTTGAGCCAGCCGTCCGGCAGGACCACCCGGTTGTTGCCCGAGGTGCGCCCGCGCGGGCCGTCGGCGCCGTCCGGCCACGCCTGGTCCAGGTCGAGCTCGCTCAACTGAGCGCTCAGCTCGTCCAGGGACGAGGTGATCGCGAGGCGCTTGCGCATCTCCGAGCCGACCGCGAAGCCCTTGAGGTACCAGGCCACGTGCTTGCGGAAGTCGATCACGCCGCGCGACTCGTCGCCGATCCACTCGCCGAGCAGCGTCGCGTGCCGCACCATCACGTCCGCGACCGTGCGCAGGGTGGGGCGTGCGTAGGAGTCCGTACCCTCGAACGCGGCCACCAGGTCGCCGAAGAGCCAGGGGCGGCCGAGGCAGCCGCGGCCCACCACGACGCCGTCGCAGCCGGTCTCCTTCATCATCCGCAGCGCGTCCTCGGCGGACCAGATGTCGCCGTTGCCGAGCACCGGGATCTCCGGGACGTGCTCCTTGAGGCGCGCGATGGCGTCCCAGTCGGCGGTGCCGCCGTAGTGCTGGGCGGCGGTGCGGCCGTGCAGCGCTATCGCGGTGACGCCCTCCTCGACGGCGATCCGTCCGGCGTCGAGATAGGTGATGTGGTCGTCGTCGATGCCCTTGCGCATCTTCATCGTGACCGGCAGGTCCCCCGCGTTGGAGACCGCCTCGTTGAGGATGGCGCGCAGCAGCGGCCGCTTGTAGGGAAGCGCCGATCCGCCGCCCTTCCGGGTCACCTTGGGCACCGGGCAGCCGAAGTTCAGGTCGATGTGGTCGGCCAGGTCCTCGTCGACGATCATCCGGACCGCCTTGCCGACGGTGACCGGGTCGACGCCGTACAGCTGGATCGAGCGGGGCGTCTCCGTCTCGTCGAAGTGGATCAGCTGCATGGTCTTCTCGTTGCGCTCGACCAGCGCCCGCGTCGTGATCATCTCGCTCACGAACAGCCCCTTGCCGCCGCTGAACTCGCGGCACAGGGTACGGAACGGGGCATTGGTGATGCCGGCCATGGGCGCCAGCACCACGGGAGGCTGCACGGCGTGCGGGCCGATGTTGAGCGTGGTCATTCCGCCATTGTCCCGCATCCCGGCAGTCATTAGTTAGCCGTACTACATGGACCAGGTCGTTAGTTAGGCGTACTATCCACGCATGTCCGACCTCAGCCCCCGGCGCCGCATACTCGTGCTGGCGATCTGCTGCATGAGTCTGCTGATCGTCGGCCTCGACAACACGATCCTGAACGTGGCGCTGCCCACCATGCAGCGCGAACTGCACACCTCGGTCTCCGGGATGCAGTGGACGATCGACGCGTACACGCTCGTCCTCGCCTCCCTGCTGATGCTCTCCGGCTCGACGGCCGACCGGATCGGCCGCCGCCGGGTCTTCATGGCGGGCCTGACCGTCTTCACCCTCGGCTCGCTGCTCTGCTCGCTCGCCCCGAACCTCTCCTCGCTTGTCGCCTTCCGCACGATCCAGGCGGTCGGCGGCTCGATGCTCAACCCGGTGGCGATGTCGATCATCACCAACACCTTCACGGACCCGCGCGAACGCGCCCGCGCCATCGGTGTGTGGAGCGGCGTCGTCGGGATCTCCATGGCGGCGGGCCCGATCGTCGGCGGCCTCCTGGTCGACTCGGTCGGCTGGCGCTCGATCTTCTGGATCAACCTGCCGGTGGGCCTGGCCGCGCTCCTGCTGACCTGGCGTTACGTGCCCGAGTCCCGCGCGCCGAAGCCGCGCCGCCCCGACCCCGTGGGCCAGCTCCTGGTCGTGGCGCTGCTCGGCTCCCTGACGTACGCGATCATCGAGGCGCCGAGCGCGGGCTGGACGTCGGCGCGGATCCTGTTCTTCTGCGCGCTGGCGGCCGCGGCCCTCACCGGCCTTCTGCTCTACGAGCCCAGGCGCCGCGAACCCCTGATCGACCTGCGGTTCTTCCGCAGCGTGCCGTTCAGCGGGGCGACGGTGATCGCGGTCTCGGCGTTCGCCGCGCTGGGCGGCTTCCTGTTCGTCAACACGCTCTACCTACAGAACGTACGTGGCCTGGACGCCCTGCACGCCGGGCTCTACATGGTGCCGATGGCGGCCGTCACCATGGTGGTGGCGCCGCTGTCCGGCCGCCTGGTCGCGAGCCGGGGACCGCGCCCCTCGCTGCTGATCGCAGGCGTCACGATGGCCGCGAGCGGGCTGCTGTTCGCGGCCTTCGACGGCGAGTCGTCGACGCCGCTGCTCTTCACCGGGTACGTCCTGTTCGGCCTCGGCTTCGGCATGGTCAACTCCCCCATCACCAACACGGCCGTCTCCGGAATGCCCCGCGCCCAGGCGGGCGTGGCGGCGGCGGTGGCCTCCACCAGCCGCCAGACGGGCCAGACGCTCGGCGTCGCGGTGATCGGCGCGGTGCTTGCGGGCGGCCTGTCGGGCGCGGGCGGCGGCGCCTACGCCGACGCCTTCCCGGACGCGGCCCGCCCGGCCTGGTGGATCATCACCGGCTGCGGCCTGGCCGTCCTCCTCATGGGAGCGGCCACGAGCGGCCGCCGGGCACGGGAGTCGGCGCGGCGGACGGCGGAGCGGCTGGAGACGGAGACGGAAGTGGTGGGGGCGGGGGTGGCGTGACCCCGGGGCCCTCA encodes the following:
- the ppdK gene encoding pyruvate, phosphate dikinase; translated protein: MSEDKDLQHSQKFVYDFTEGNRDLKDLLGGKGANLAEMTNLGLPVPPGFTITTEACKVYLDSGEEPAALRDEVSAHLDALEQKMGKKLGQADDPLLVSVRSGAKFSMPGMMDTVLNIGLSDASVTGLAKQSGDERFAWDSYRRLIQMFGKTVLGVDGELFEDALDEAKAAKKVTVDTDLDAADLKKLVKHFKKVVKAEAGRDFPQDPREQMDLAVKAVFDSWNGDRAKLYRRQERIPGDLGTAVNICSMVFGNLGPDSGTGVAFTRDPASGHQGVYGDYLQNAQGEDVVAGIRNTVPLAELEGIDKKSYDQLMQIMETLETHYKDLCDIEFTIERGQLWMLQTRVGKRTAGAAFRIATQLVDQGLIDEAEALQRVNGAQLAQLMFPRFDESAKTELIGRGIAASPGAAVGKAVFDSYTAVKWSRSGEKVILIRRETNPDDLDGMIASEGILTSRGGKTSHAAVVARGMGKTCVCGAEELEVDTKRRRMTTQSGAVIEEGDLVSVDGSTGKVYLGEVPVVPSPVVEYFEGRMHAGADDADELVAAVHRIMAYADRVRRLRVRANADNAEDALRARRFGAQGIGLCRTEHMFLGERREMVERLILADTDGEREEALSALLPLQKKDFVELFEAMDGLPVTVRLLDPPLHEFLPDITELSVRVALAESRKDANENDLRLLQAVHKLHEQNPMLGLRGVRLGLVIPGLFAMQVRAIAEAAAERRNAKGDPRAEIMIPLVGTVQELEIVREEADRVIAEVEAATGTDLKLTIGTMIELPRAALTAGQIAEAAQFFSFGTNDLTQTVWGFSRDDVEASFFTAYLEKGIFGVSPFETIDKDGVGSLVRSAVQAGRATRPDLKLGVCGEHGGDPESVHFFHEVGLDYVSCSPFRIPVARLEAGRAAAESKGSDSR
- the dusB gene encoding tRNA dihydrouridine synthase DusB, producing the protein MRDNGGMTTLNIGPHAVQPPVVLAPMAGITNAPFRTLCREFSGGKGLFVSEMITTRALVERNEKTMQLIHFDETETPRSIQLYGVDPVTVGKAVRMIVDEDLADHIDLNFGCPVPKVTRKGGGSALPYKRPLLRAILNEAVSNAGDLPVTMKMRKGIDDDHITYLDAGRIAVEEGVTAIALHGRTAAQHYGGTADWDAIARLKEHVPEIPVLGNGDIWSAEDALRMMKETGCDGVVVGRGCLGRPWLFGDLVAAFEGTDSYARPTLRTVADVMVRHATLLGEWIGDESRGVIDFRKHVAWYLKGFAVGSEMRKRLAITSSLDELSAQLSELDLDQAWPDGADGPRGRTSGNNRVVLPDGWLKDPYDCSGVSADAELDTSGG
- a CDS encoding MFS transporter; translation: MSDLSPRRRILVLAICCMSLLIVGLDNTILNVALPTMQRELHTSVSGMQWTIDAYTLVLASLLMLSGSTADRIGRRRVFMAGLTVFTLGSLLCSLAPNLSSLVAFRTIQAVGGSMLNPVAMSIITNTFTDPRERARAIGVWSGVVGISMAAGPIVGGLLVDSVGWRSIFWINLPVGLAALLLTWRYVPESRAPKPRRPDPVGQLLVVALLGSLTYAIIEAPSAGWTSARILFFCALAAAALTGLLLYEPRRREPLIDLRFFRSVPFSGATVIAVSAFAALGGFLFVNTLYLQNVRGLDALHAGLYMVPMAAVTMVVAPLSGRLVASRGPRPSLLIAGVTMAASGLLFAAFDGESSTPLLFTGYVLFGLGFGMVNSPITNTAVSGMPRAQAGVAAAVASTSRQTGQTLGVAVIGAVLAGGLSGAGGGAYADAFPDAARPAWWIITGCGLAVLLMGAATSGRRARESARRTAERLETETEVVGAGVA